The proteins below are encoded in one region of Anoplopoma fimbria isolate UVic2021 breed Golden Eagle Sablefish chromosome 19, Afim_UVic_2022, whole genome shotgun sequence:
- the pidd1 gene encoding p53-induced death domain-containing protein 1, with product MTVYTPSTGGGPDPSVDTLSLRLCRELVHQDEDDPERESSEMSGGPAERDTCGPSTSSLSSSDLSTHHHAGVSPSSSSPSVLSLTPPLPASVELPALLTDTRLNLDVYKGGAAALPLLWGSIPGQLRGLWYLRLGSEERPGLDDALDVLPQLSELRSLAVRGHCFYDSQGDPLPGLLTTLPASVSLLSHLVHLDLSFNQLTRLPSCLLSLPVLSFLLLCHNHLSDLPPDIGQLSSLTHLSLLGNELVSVPQSLGQLKALQTLDISHNLLQYLPDEIGSLEELVKLELSHNRLRQLPESMGSLLALRELFIYSNDLRMIPHCLNKLPLLKIDVRDNPLGQPPTPPPLSPTPDQEETKLQELHLGYNQHSFCVSSAGCHVFLPGGAELLFPPGCLVTTTRLKWVERRPERKWVRLEEHDILLSRPLELRPHGITFIKPVDVCVPYHRSKRREVVVQRFDGESWSTLPTVLRRGSESHSSRPGGRPARLACCSVSQFSWFMAVSRPVEDSCSVTPAGALLISSADPGVKLHFPPDSTVQTRTITLQVLQVSVSEVQALCGDPQARVSPLICLSQTPSIHFLQPIKVQVPLPSGVTGHTVDTSCLYLLHGDPTAQTWTDITSQVSLYVTHLYAIFYITHFSWYWLWYTTQRCVSGVVRKVYQRLKQFKVQFLVLQRKTDPSQVMLQCLPASKVDGRVQSLSEQYDGPLPSDLCDLLEGEQFFAGFEKGLDISTERPDCVEGRLCFEFYSSLKNLKEVYICPAQGQKGPVRGQVSFYRGEFPSDLPEEVARKRKGPDSQWLATLPLRLPALNSDNSFIMEELQYPPLNLGDPESGYLTEANLLSISLQIGQDWRVIGINLGLSYQELDRIQYKYRDNLGALVLDMLFHWAGGQRNAGPGAVSRLVTAMMESGRRDLAEEIEDTVSLGRRKYSESLRRVGLEEPHNAGVDEPTLGADG from the exons ATGACGGTGTACACA CCGTCCACAGGTGGAGGACCTGACCCCTCTGTGGACACTCTGTCTCTGAGGCTCTGCAGAGAACTTGTGCACCAGGATGAGGATGACCCAGAGAGGGAGTCCAGTGAGATGTCTGGAGgtccagcagagagagacacctgTGGTCCCTCCACATcaagcctctcctcctctgacctctCCACCCATCACCACGCCGGTGTttctccatcctcctcatcccccTCCGTCTTGTCTTTGACTCCACCCTTGCCTGCTTCTGTGGAGCTCCCAGCGTTGTTGACTGATACAAGGCTGAACCTGGATGTGTACAAGGGAGGAGCAGCTGCACTGCCTCTGCTCTGGGGGTCCATCCCGGGTCAGCTGAGGGGCCTCTGGTACCTGAGACTGGGCTCTGAGGAGAGGCCAGGCCTGGATGATGCACTGGATGTCCTACCACAGCTGTCTGAGCTGCGTTCACTGGCTGTTCGGG GACACTGTTTCTATGACTCACAAGGTGACCCACTGCCTGGCCTCCTCACCACTTTGCCCGCATctgtttccctcctctctcatctgGTGCACCTGGATCTCTCCTTCAACCAGCTCACCCGTCTGCCGTCCTGCCTTCTCAGCTTGCCTGTGCTGTCCTTTCTGCTTCTCTGTCACAACCACCTCTCAGATTTACCCCCCGACATAGGCCAGCTGTCCTCCCTCACCCACCTGTCCCTCCTGGGGAACGAGCTGGTCTCTGTTCCCCAGAGTCTGGGTCAGCTGAAAGCACTACAGACGCTGGATATTTCACATAACCTTCTTCAGTATCTACCTGATGAAATTGGTTCTCTGGAGGAGCTTGTTAAGCTGGAATTGTCTCACAACAGGCTGAGGCAGCTACCAGAGAGCATGG GCTCCCTCCTCGCCCTCAGGGAGCTCTTCATCTACAGCAACGACCTCCGCATGATCCCACATTGTCTGAACAAACTGCCTCTGCTGAAAATAGATGTGCGCGACAATCCTCTGGGACAACCCccaacccctcctcctctctctcctacaCCTG ATCAAGAAGAAACGAAACTTCAAGAGTTGCACCTTGGATATAACCAGCACAG TTTCTGTGTTTCGTCTGCTGGGTGTCATGTGTTTCTCCCAGGGGGGGCTGAGCTGCTGTTCCCCCCAGGGTGCCTGGTGACAACCACAAGACTGAAGTGGGTTGAGAGAAGGCCAGAAAGGAAGTGGGTGCGGCTGGAGGAGCATGACATTTTGCTGAGTCGTCCGTTGGAACTTCGTCCTCATGGAATTACATTTATAAAG cctgtggatgtgtgtgtgccataTCATCGGTCAAAAAGAAGGGAGGTGGTGGTGCAGAGGTTTGACGGAGAGTCATGGAGCACTCTGCCCACGGTTCTGAGGAGAGGAAGCGAGAGTCATAGCAGCCGACCTGGTGGACGTCCAGCCAGG CTGGCCTGCTGTTCGGTGAGCCAGTTCTCCTGGTTTATGGCCGTGTCCCGTCCAGTAGAGGACAGTTGCTCTGTTACACCAGCTGGAGCCCTGCTGATATCCAGCGCTGACCCCGGAGTTAAGCTCCACTTCCCTCCAGACTCCACTGTGCAGACCCGCACTATAACATTACAG GTGCTGCAGGTGTCTGTGTCGGAGGTTCAGGCACTGTGTGGTGATCCTCAGGCTAGAGTTAGCCCTCTAATCTGCCTCTCCCAGACCCCCAGCATACATTTCCTACAGCCCATCAAAGTTCAGGTTCCTCTGCCATCAGGAGTAACGG GCCACACAGTGGATACGTCCTGTTTGTATCTGCTACACGGAGACCCCACGGCCCAAACATGGACTGACATTACATCACAAGTCTCTCTCTATGTCACCCATTTGTATGCCATATTCTACATTACACATTTCTCCTG GTACTGGCTGTGGTACACCACTCAGCGGTGTGTTAGTGGCGTGGTCAGGAAGGTCTATCAGAGgctaaaacagtttaaagtcCAGTTCCTCGTCCTCCAGAGGAAGACTGATCCTTCACAAGTTATGCTGCAGTGTTTACCTGCTAGCAAG GTGGACGGCAGAGTGCAGTCTTTGTCAGAGCAATACGATGGGCCTCTGCCCTCAGACCTGTGTGACCTGCTGGAAGGAGAGCAGTTCTTTGCTGGTTTTGAGAAGGGCTTAGATATCAGCACAG agaGACCAGACTGTGTGGAGGGAAGACTGTGTTTTGAGTTTTACTCCAGCCTGAAGAATCTGAAGGAGGTGTACATCTGTCCAGCTCAGGGCCAGAAGGGGCCAGTGAGGGGACAA GTGTCTTTTTATAGAGGGGAATTTCCCAGCGATCTGCCAGAGGAAGTGGCGAGAAAGAGGAAAGGACCCGACAGTCAGTGGCTTGCAACTTTACCATTAAGACTTCCT GCTCTAAATTCAGACAATAGTTTCATCATGGAAGAGCTCCAGTATCCTCCTCTGAACCTAGGTGACCCGGAGAGCGGCTACCTAACCGAGGCCAACCTGCTGTCCATCTCTCTTCAGATAGGACAAGACTGGCGTGTTATCGGCATCAACCTTGGCTTAAGCTACCAGGAGTTGGACCGCATCCAGTACAAGTACAG
- the pnpla2 gene encoding LOW QUALITY PROTEIN: patatin-like phospholipase domain-containing protein 2 (The sequence of the model RefSeq protein was modified relative to this genomic sequence to represent the inferred CDS: inserted 2 bases in 1 codon) — translation MFPLDSPWNISFAGCGFLGIYHVGVASCLLEEAPFLVQNARHVYGASAGALTATALVTGVCLGEAGASIIDVAKEARKRFLGPMHPSFNLVKIVRHMLRRTLPPDCHLIANERLXESLTRVTDGENVLVSHFNSKEELVQACVCSAYIPVYCGFIPPTLQGVRYVDGGISDNLPQYELKNTITVSPFSGESDICPRDTSANIHELRFTNTSIQFTLTNLYRVSRALFPPDPMVMKTMCKQGYKDALHFLKRNGLLYFNGPRRELALLGNGEENEDCDEEEEEEEEENASDEDEENPKLEEGAVMVRRSSLIEEHIIQHLPPILHQALVEACMERRSLMQSLSNLLPVRMASAMMLPYTLPLESAVSMTLRLLEWLPDVQEDVGWIRDQLLKVLQHVVCQASKNISRNVSAKFYWQLELHHYQSLPSAISSTSLFPNWVNESSSSVLDVFMRLDQYKKQLLSGMLCINMDLQGSFKTGLMSPDKSPPSSLSPEGLTMVVVDIPPAVDSGEP, via the exons ATGTTTCCCTTAGACTCGCCGTGGAACATCTCGTTTGCAGGCTGTGGCTTCCTCGGGATCTACCACGTCGGTGTGGCCAGCTGTCTGCTGGAAGAGGCTCCTTTCCTGGTGCAGAACGCCAGGCACGTATATGGGGCATCAGCTGGAGCTCTCACCGCCACTGCGCTGGTCACTGGGGTGTGTCTTG GGGAGGCTGGTGCAAGCATCATCGATGTTGCCAAAGAGGCGAGGAAGCGGTTCCTCGGACCCATGCATCCTTCATTTAACCTGGTGAAGATTGTGCGTCACATGCTGCGGCGTACTCTGCCACCTGACTGCCACCTTATTGCCAACGAGCGGTT GGAATCTCTTACCCGAGTGACGGATGGAGAAAATGTCTTGGTGTCACACTTCAACAGCAAGGAGGAGCTGGTGCAG GCGTGTGTCTGCAGCGCCTACATCCCAGTGTATTGTGGCTTCATTCCTCCCACACTGCAAGGAGTG CGATACGTCGACGGAGGAATCTCAGACAACCTGCCTCAGTATGAGCTGAAAAATACCATCACTGTGTCCCCGTTCTCCGGAGAGAGCGACATCTGCCCCCGAGACACCTCCGCCAACATACACGAGCTGCGATTCACCAACACAAGCATCCAGTTCACTCTCACCAACCTCTACAGAGTCTCCAGGGCACTTTTCCCTCCGGACCCAATG GTTATGAAGACCATGTGTAAACAGGGATATAAAGATGCTCTGCACTTTTTAAAGAGGAAtg GATTGCTTTATTTCAACGGACCTCGCAGAGAGCTGGCGCTGCTGGGTAATGGTGAAGAAAATGAAGActgtgatgaggaggaggaggaggaggaggaggaaaatgcaagtgatgaagacgaggaaAATCCAAAACTGGAAGAGGGAGCAGTCATGGTTCGTCGCAGTTCATTAATAGAGGAGCATATCATCCAACACCTTCCACCGATTCTGCACCAAG CTCTAGTTGAGGCCTGCATGGAGAGGAGGAGCCTGATGCAGTCGCTAAGCAACCTGCTTCCTGTCAGAATGGCCTCAGCCATGATGCTCCCCTACACGCTGCCTCTGGAGTCGGCGGTGTCCATGACTCTCAG ACTTCTGGAGTGGCTGCCAGATGTGCAAGAAGATGTTGGATGGATTCGAGATCAGCTGTTAAAAGTCCTACAGCATGTTGTTTGCCAGGCCTCCAAAAACATTTCCCGGAATGTTTCTGCCAA GTTTTACTGGCAGCTGGAGCTTCACCACTACCAGTCCCTCCCATCCGCCATCAGCTCCACCAGCCTGTTTCCCAACTGGGTTAATGAAAGCAGTTCTTCAGTTCTGGATGTCTTCATGCGTCTGGACCAGTACAAGAAGCAGCTGCTGTCGGGGATGCTGTGCATCAACATGGACCTGCAAGGCTCCTTCAAAACTGGACTAATGTCACCAGACAAGAGTCCTCCCTCCAGCTTGTCCCCTGAAGGCCTCACAATGGTTGTGGTTGATATTCCACCTGCGGTCGACTCTGGAGAACCCTGA